The Fibrobacter sp. UWR2 genome contains a region encoding:
- a CDS encoding DNA translocase FtsK produces the protein MAAQKKKNSRKTSTKTREKAPVESDVPFFVVLGGWFLVAVGLVLLLGCVSSVYSGSEGNWLGPYLGKIVPELFSFIFGKLPVVVFTVALVLWGLFLAVRQLRERLLSFAIGTGLLTLDLSCLLSLKNYGEAQVSRDVMMMNGGIVGQFFSQNIAIPVFGKVSCMAPLLVLLVVLALILVLSFGLRPRHFAFIAKGMRWFVGLFRKKPAEEEPEDDESEDDDDSRESSAESRRKGITFMDDDTIFNEPDGYKLRHRGRLKPFSARKNWMESPDPISRAGDFDDTIEQARGAYGTRGLDPDMPTDVGDAAPAETAAPEFSGEDPEILRLEQQLRENYSRMSALEIKEIRDKIAEIRRAREEIKWESERKGNLVVKGAVRGQPSEEMPAAAPDDMTRVAGNATVAAGATVERTVVAGEETRLAPDDVNAEDLVAGTAVGREGDVVGGNDDDDTFMPEIVSSDEVEQDPTYEAPNQIGTSSSGTTFTGGAANGIPQPDPTVHYDPYRIPTVDEILDAHDPQPADYTVEELNAIGRMLEEKLENFKVKGKVVGCETGPVITRFEVEPGPGVKVSQFSALQDDLAMALKAVSIRILAPIPGKGAVGIEIPNRKMQTIFGRDIFESEAFKPTPDKIIMALGKDISGEPFSMDLAKAPHLMIAGQTGSGKSVCINALMASMLLSKTPDELRMILVDPKAVELKMYENIPHLLAPVITKPEVAIQALQWLCYEMDRRTEVLAKAKVRNLNGFNEKFDAGLLPEDVPDTDRGHRMAFIVVIIDEMADLMMVAGKEIEKNVSRLAAKARAVGIHLVLATQRPSVKVITGNIKANLPTRISFKVASQVDARTVMDHAGAEKLLGRGDMLFKAVNAPDPVRVHGAFLSDEEAEKLADACSNQNVCYPQLETFEVEEAGGEGEDGEENAAMNEKKDKLLFEVAKWAIECGNGLSTSAVQRHFSVGYSRAGKIVDQLYGMGLCARSTGNSKPRAMLIGMDELMQLERSGAFR, from the coding sequence TTGGCTGCACAGAAAAAGAAAAATTCAAGAAAAACGAGTACGAAAACCAGGGAAAAAGCCCCTGTTGAATCCGATGTCCCATTTTTTGTAGTGCTCGGCGGGTGGTTCCTGGTCGCTGTCGGGCTTGTCCTGCTGCTCGGATGCGTGAGTTCCGTGTATAGCGGCTCGGAAGGGAACTGGCTTGGCCCCTATCTGGGCAAGATTGTTCCCGAACTATTCTCGTTCATATTTGGCAAGTTGCCCGTGGTTGTCTTTACGGTCGCGCTTGTGCTCTGGGGTCTGTTCCTTGCAGTGCGACAACTGCGCGAACGCCTGCTCAGTTTTGCCATCGGTACGGGGTTGCTGACGCTCGATCTTTCATGCCTCCTTTCCCTCAAGAACTACGGCGAGGCCCAGGTGAGCCGCGACGTGATGATGATGAACGGTGGTATCGTTGGGCAGTTCTTTAGCCAGAACATTGCAATTCCCGTGTTCGGAAAGGTGTCGTGCATGGCCCCGCTCCTGGTTTTGCTTGTGGTGCTGGCCCTGATTCTTGTTCTTTCGTTCGGGCTCCGCCCGAGGCATTTTGCGTTTATTGCAAAGGGAATGCGCTGGTTTGTGGGGCTGTTCCGTAAGAAGCCTGCAGAAGAAGAGCCCGAAGACGACGAGTCCGAAGATGACGATGATTCCCGCGAGAGTTCGGCTGAATCCAGACGCAAGGGCATCACTTTCATGGACGATGATACCATCTTTAATGAGCCCGATGGCTACAAGCTTAGGCATCGTGGCAGATTGAAGCCCTTTAGCGCGCGCAAGAACTGGATGGAATCGCCCGACCCGATTTCGCGTGCCGGAGATTTTGATGATACGATAGAACAGGCGCGTGGAGCCTATGGGACACGCGGCCTTGATCCGGATATGCCGACGGATGTTGGGGACGCTGCTCCTGCAGAAACGGCTGCGCCTGAATTTTCGGGCGAGGATCCCGAAATTTTACGTCTGGAACAGCAACTGCGTGAAAATTACAGCAGAATGAGCGCACTCGAAATCAAGGAAATCCGCGACAAGATTGCTGAGATTCGCCGTGCCCGCGAAGAAATCAAGTGGGAGAGCGAACGCAAGGGAAACCTCGTGGTGAAGGGCGCTGTACGTGGACAGCCCAGCGAGGAAATGCCTGCCGCTGCACCGGACGACATGACACGGGTTGCCGGGAATGCGACCGTTGCTGCGGGCGCAACTGTTGAAAGGACGGTTGTTGCCGGCGAAGAGACGCGTTTGGCTCCGGACGATGTAAATGCGGAAGACTTGGTTGCCGGAACTGCAGTGGGTCGTGAAGGCGACGTTGTCGGTGGTAATGACGATGATGACACGTTTATGCCCGAGATTGTCTCGAGCGACGAGGTGGAGCAGGACCCGACATACGAGGCCCCGAACCAGATTGGAACATCCTCTTCGGGCACGACGTTTACGGGCGGTGCCGCAAATGGTATTCCGCAGCCTGATCCGACGGTACATTACGACCCGTATCGCATTCCGACGGTGGACGAAATTCTCGACGCGCATGACCCGCAGCCTGCAGATTATACTGTGGAAGAACTCAACGCGATTGGCCGCATGCTCGAGGAAAAGCTCGAGAACTTCAAGGTGAAGGGGAAGGTGGTCGGCTGCGAGACCGGCCCCGTGATTACGCGTTTCGAGGTGGAACCGGGCCCAGGCGTGAAGGTGTCTCAGTTCAGCGCCTTGCAGGATGACCTCGCGATGGCCCTGAAGGCCGTCTCTATCCGCATCCTTGCGCCAATTCCCGGAAAGGGCGCCGTGGGTATCGAGATTCCGAACCGCAAGATGCAGACCATCTTCGGGCGCGACATCTTCGAGAGTGAGGCGTTCAAGCCCACGCCGGACAAGATTATCATGGCCCTCGGCAAGGATATCTCCGGCGAGCCGTTCTCGATGGATTTGGCGAAGGCTCCGCACCTGATGATTGCGGGCCAGACCGGTTCCGGTAAGTCCGTCTGCATTAACGCCCTCATGGCGAGCATGCTTTTGAGCAAGACACCTGACGAACTCCGCATGATTCTCGTGGACCCGAAGGCGGTGGAACTCAAGATGTACGAGAACATCCCGCACTTGCTCGCGCCCGTGATTACCAAGCCCGAGGTTGCCATCCAGGCGCTGCAGTGGCTTTGCTACGAGATGGACCGCCGTACCGAGGTGCTTGCGAAGGCGAAGGTGCGTAACCTCAATGGTTTCAACGAGAAGTTCGATGCCGGCTTGCTTCCCGAAGATGTGCCCGATACTGACCGCGGCCATCGCATGGCGTTTATCGTCGTGATTATCGACGAGATGGCTGACCTCATGATGGTCGCCGGCAAGGAAATCGAGAAGAACGTGAGCCGCCTTGCCGCAAAGGCGCGCGCCGTGGGTATTCACCTGGTGCTTGCGACCCAGCGCCCGTCGGTGAAGGTGATTACCGGTAACATCAAGGCGAACCTGCCGACCCGTATCAGCTTCAAGGTGGCGTCGCAGGTGGACGCGCGCACCGTGATGGACCATGCCGGTGCCGAGAAGTTGCTTGGCCGTGGTGACATGCTGTTCAAGGCAGTGAACGCACCTGACCCGGTTCGCGTACACGGCGCTTTCCTGAGCGACGAGGAAGCGGAAAAACTTGCCGACGCCTGCAGCAACCAGAACGTGTGCTACCCGCAGCTCGAGACCTTCGAGGTCGAGGAAGCCGGCGGGGAAGGCGAGGACGGCGAAGAGAATGCCGCCATGAACGAGAAGAAGGACAAACTCCTGTTCGAAGTCGCCAAGTGGGCCATCGAATGCGGGAACGGTCTTTCTACATCGGCCGTGCAGCGCCACTTCAGCGTGGGCTACAGCCGCGCGGGCAAGATCGTGGACCAGCTCTATGGCATGGGCCTGTGCGCCCGCAGTACCGGCAACTCCAAGCCCCGCGCGATGCTTATCGGCATGGACGAACTCATGCAACTCGAACGCTCCGGCGCTTTTAGATAA
- a CDS encoding CHASE2 domain-containing protein has product MNKKILKKIKKIVVGVVITSMILFLILLLGNAQDPYIDVARTAAEDMENFFYDQFFKIKTGKTFEKLEKDGKVSMSHSFEPNIMIVDIDENALTKLGNYNEWDRSIHANVIKNLNEGGASAIGFDILFKSADFGQKKAEQTIGILNTIDTTRQWDSLFSDIRSHYNFDSLMIKEIKKSGNAITCFMMDDSTSFSHKSVWEKLATYDRAEELGFGSTFENSQVDSITHVEPKTLLDNIYPELAHAGAYMGSVNAYPDDDGVVRHVSMLYRYPNPYAYEDVPSRVYSTMSLMTVLHLFHQDPKNVKIKMGHYIELGKPFGIYRDSAGTFHATYPQFSYPMFLELRKFLKRKDAQERASDDIIDVTKKVIATKNKDGEILFSLFDGQSLDATESKLLIDIANTIPSDSFFTIEEGEEKEIMEGITVTRENESESNVQFIINDTNNDEEIIVTASVLNTIRYFSDSLSRFPIDEPKHLSIDTDLRYDKTSKKWLTNLAIMNDKVIRDIMAIDESKVDSLKPGEEFRFGPIKRVPIDNYGRYLVNYIGRFNTDKESRPFQHLSYYDVTKNRHDQAMYQGKVFILGSAAPALFDFVPGPHEENNPAVLIHATIIQNILNDNYIVNLAERNQQLIVILLAILCMALGLFIKSYISIAISVLLMGSYTFVAFRYFQDGLYIGCSKQLLAMLLTNIAALIVQFYYENKEKRFLDGAFKQYISPELIDEMVNNEIMPTLGGEKSNITAYFTDIASFSTFSEKIGDPSRLVDLLNEYLTAMTDTLLSNKGTLDKYEGDAIIAFFGAPMPLENHAQSACSAACDMQSKLMQLRKKWTSEGDKWPKVVHDMHMRIGINSGDIVTGNMGSTMRKNYTMMGDAVNLAARLESAAKQYGAYIQISEDTQKHLEPGLFIYRSLDTIRVVGKSLPVKTFELLAKSDCENSDTLNKLVEIWEQAREAYLAMDWDKAQELFTQCLEFEPHLPERDPGSKTCPSLVYIQRCIAYRENPPVAPGETWDGVFTATSK; this is encoded by the coding sequence ATGAACAAAAAAATCTTGAAAAAGATAAAGAAGATTGTTGTCGGCGTTGTCATCACCAGCATGATCCTTTTCCTCATCCTTCTTTTGGGAAATGCGCAGGATCCCTATATCGATGTTGCCCGTACAGCCGCCGAAGACATGGAAAACTTCTTCTACGACCAATTCTTCAAGATTAAGACTGGAAAGACCTTCGAAAAGCTCGAAAAAGACGGCAAGGTGTCCATGAGCCACAGTTTCGAGCCCAACATCATGATTGTCGATATCGACGAGAATGCACTCACCAAGCTAGGCAACTACAACGAATGGGACAGGTCTATCCACGCGAACGTCATCAAGAACCTTAACGAAGGCGGAGCGTCGGCGATAGGCTTCGATATTCTGTTCAAGAGCGCGGACTTCGGCCAGAAAAAGGCGGAACAGACCATCGGAATCCTCAACACGATCGATACGACGCGCCAGTGGGATTCTCTCTTCTCGGACATCCGCTCGCACTACAATTTCGACTCCCTGATGATCAAGGAGATCAAGAAAAGCGGGAACGCCATCACGTGCTTCATGATGGACGACTCCACCTCGTTCAGCCACAAGTCCGTGTGGGAAAAGCTCGCGACATACGACCGTGCCGAGGAACTCGGCTTCGGTTCTACCTTCGAAAACTCGCAGGTAGACTCCATTACCCACGTAGAACCCAAGACCCTGCTTGACAACATCTATCCCGAACTGGCCCATGCCGGCGCATATATGGGTTCCGTGAACGCCTACCCCGACGACGACGGCGTGGTCCGCCACGTTTCCATGCTTTACCGCTACCCGAACCCCTACGCCTACGAAGATGTCCCAAGCCGCGTGTATTCCACGATGTCCCTGATGACGGTCCTCCACCTGTTCCACCAGGACCCGAAAAACGTCAAGATCAAGATGGGCCATTACATCGAGCTGGGCAAGCCGTTCGGCATCTACCGCGATTCGGCAGGCACGTTCCATGCGACCTACCCGCAGTTCAGCTACCCGATGTTCCTCGAGCTCCGCAAGTTCCTCAAGCGCAAGGACGCGCAGGAACGCGCCTCCGACGATATCATAGACGTTACCAAGAAGGTCATCGCCACCAAGAACAAGGATGGAGAAATTCTCTTCTCGCTCTTTGACGGTCAGTCACTCGACGCAACCGAATCCAAACTGCTCATCGACATTGCCAATACCATTCCCAGCGATTCCTTTTTCACCATCGAAGAGGGCGAAGAGAAGGAAATCATGGAAGGTATAACCGTCACGAGGGAAAACGAAAGCGAATCCAACGTCCAGTTCATCATCAACGACACGAACAACGACGAGGAAATCATCGTCACGGCAAGCGTACTCAATACAATCCGCTACTTCAGCGATTCCCTCTCCCGCTTCCCCATCGACGAGCCCAAGCACCTTTCTATCGACACCGACCTCCGTTACGACAAGACCTCGAAAAAATGGCTTACCAACCTCGCCATCATGAACGACAAGGTCATCCGTGATATCATGGCCATAGACGAAAGCAAGGTCGACAGCCTAAAACCCGGCGAGGAATTCCGCTTCGGGCCAATCAAGCGAGTTCCCATAGACAACTACGGCCGCTACCTCGTGAACTATATTGGGCGATTCAATACGGACAAGGAAAGCCGCCCGTTCCAGCACCTCTCCTATTACGATGTCACCAAGAACCGCCACGACCAGGCCATGTACCAGGGCAAGGTGTTCATCCTCGGTTCCGCCGCTCCGGCCCTGTTCGACTTTGTGCCGGGCCCGCACGAAGAAAACAACCCCGCCGTGCTCATACACGCGACCATCATCCAAAACATCCTGAACGACAACTACATCGTAAACCTGGCAGAAAGGAACCAGCAGCTTATAGTCATCCTGCTTGCCATACTCTGCATGGCGCTCGGCCTCTTCATCAAGAGTTACATATCCATCGCAATTTCCGTACTCCTCATGGGATCCTACACCTTTGTCGCCTTCCGTTACTTCCAGGATGGTCTCTACATCGGCTGTTCCAAGCAACTGCTCGCCATGCTGCTCACCAACATAGCCGCATTGATTGTCCAGTTCTATTACGAAAACAAGGAAAAGCGATTCCTCGACGGAGCATTCAAGCAATACATCTCTCCCGAACTGATTGACGAAATGGTGAACAACGAGATTATGCCGACCCTAGGCGGCGAAAAATCAAACATCACCGCATACTTTACCGACATCGCAAGCTTCTCCACATTCTCCGAAAAGATTGGCGACCCGAGCCGACTCGTGGACCTTTTGAACGAATACCTCACCGCAATGACGGACACACTATTGAGCAACAAGGGAACGCTCGACAAGTACGAAGGCGATGCCATCATCGCGTTCTTCGGAGCGCCCATGCCGCTCGAGAACCACGCGCAGAGCGCCTGCAGCGCAGCATGCGACATGCAGAGCAAGCTCATGCAACTCCGCAAGAAATGGACATCGGAAGGCGACAAGTGGCCGAAGGTGGTGCACGACATGCACATGCGTATCGGCATCAACTCTGGCGATATCGTGACAGGCAACATGGGATCCACCATGCGCAAGAACTACACCATGATGGGCGACGCCGTGAACCTTGCCGCCCGACTCGAGAGTGCCGCCAAGCAATACGGAGCGTACATACAAATTAGCGAAGACACGCAGAAGCATCTCGAACCGGGCCTGTTCATCTACCGTTCACTCGACACCATACGCGTCGTGGGCAAGAGCCTGCCCGTAAAGACATTCGAACTCCTTGCAAAATCCGACTGCGAAAACAGCGACACCTTGAACAAACTAGTCGAAATCTGGGAACAGGCGCGCGAGGCCTACCTCGCCATGGACTGGGACAAGGCGCAGGAACTCTTCACGCAGTGCCTCGAATTTGAACCGCACCTGCCAGAACGCGACCCGGGAAGCAAGACCTGTCCGAGCCTCGTGTATATCCAGCGCTGCATCGCCTACCGCGAGAACCCGCCCGTGGCACCGGGCGAAACGTGGGACGGCGTGTTTACAGCAACAAGTAAATAA
- the ispE gene encoding 4-(cytidine 5'-diphospho)-2-C-methyl-D-erythritol kinase, whose amino-acid sequence MKEFAPAKINLFLDVIRKRDDGYHDLGTVFQTVDVGDTLEFSSRDDGEIHLEYSNPQEYPMESDLVYKAAVALRSHVGNNDLGADIFLDKIMPLGAGLGGGSADAAAALRALNRLWELRLPPAELERIGAKLGADVPFLVRGGTAFAEGIGEQLSFLEPLDLPAGKVLLIATPHDSVPTKDAYAGVPKSGPDRWENYKESCVGNKAAREAFILDPKSLFNAFEVSVFPKHPLVASMKEKFLDLGAEAALMSGSGASVFGIFADRSSAQSAAEALQPYSRYLALTKFWHT is encoded by the coding sequence ATGAAAGAATTTGCTCCTGCAAAAATCAACTTGTTCCTCGATGTCATCCGTAAGCGCGATGACGGCTATCACGACCTTGGAACGGTGTTCCAGACGGTCGATGTCGGCGATACGCTTGAGTTCAGTTCACGCGATGACGGCGAAATCCATCTGGAATACAGCAACCCGCAGGAATACCCTATGGAATCGGACCTCGTGTACAAGGCCGCAGTCGCATTGCGCTCGCATGTAGGTAATAACGATCTGGGTGCAGATATCTTTCTGGACAAGATAATGCCGCTCGGTGCAGGCCTTGGCGGTGGTTCTGCCGATGCAGCAGCGGCGCTCCGCGCGCTGAACCGCCTCTGGGAGTTGCGCCTTCCGCCTGCCGAACTGGAACGCATTGGTGCGAAACTCGGGGCCGATGTGCCCTTCCTGGTCAGAGGCGGCACGGCATTCGCCGAGGGCATCGGCGAGCAGCTTTCTTTCTTGGAGCCGCTAGACTTGCCTGCTGGCAAGGTCCTGCTCATCGCGACCCCGCACGACAGCGTCCCCACGAAGGATGCCTATGCGGGAGTCCCCAAGTCCGGGCCGGACCGCTGGGAGAACTACAAGGAGTCGTGCGTGGGGAACAAGGCCGCCCGAGAAGCCTTTATCCTCGATCCGAAGTCGCTTTTCAATGCGTTCGAGGTTTCCGTGTTCCCAAAACATCCGCTCGTCGCCTCGATGAAGGAAAAGTTCCTCGACCTCGGGGCTGAGGCCGCCCTTATGAGCGGCTCCGGAGCGTCCGTTTTCGGTATCTTCGCAGATAGGTCTTCCGCCCAATCCGCCGCCGAGGCCCTTCAGCCGTACTCCCGCTACCTCGCCCTGACCAAATTCTGGCATACATAA
- the panC gene encoding pantoate--beta-alanine ligase, translating into MQIIKSIETLRETLRPLAKEGKTIGLVPTMGALHEGHGALIKASVKDCDITVVSVFLNPIQFGKNEDLDKYPKRLEADAKLAESLGADFVFAPTVKEMYPDGDPLTMVRDETLESLYCGAYRPGHFRGVLTVVSKLFLITRANRAYFGEKDYQQVFLIERMVKDLNFDIEIHRVPIVREASGLALSSRNEYLSEEERVQALGISTGLKEAKAAFLAGEKGVAKLRDIVVKSILLNRGQVQFVEVVNQKDLQKFSGVLKSSDKAVILVAAFFGKTRLIDNIELN; encoded by the coding sequence ATGCAAATCATAAAGTCAATCGAAACTCTTCGCGAAACGCTAAGACCGCTTGCGAAAGAGGGTAAAACAATCGGTCTCGTTCCGACGATGGGTGCGCTCCACGAAGGTCATGGCGCCCTCATCAAGGCCTCGGTGAAGGATTGTGATATTACGGTTGTCAGTGTGTTTTTGAATCCAATCCAGTTCGGCAAGAACGAAGACCTGGACAAGTACCCCAAGCGCCTCGAGGCCGATGCCAAGCTTGCGGAATCCTTGGGTGCAGATTTCGTGTTCGCTCCGACCGTGAAGGAAATGTATCCGGATGGCGACCCGCTTACCATGGTTCGCGACGAAACCCTCGAAAGCCTTTATTGTGGCGCCTACCGCCCGGGCCACTTCCGTGGCGTGTTGACTGTTGTTTCTAAGCTGTTCCTCATCACCAGGGCAAACCGCGCCTACTTTGGCGAAAAGGATTACCAGCAGGTGTTCCTCATTGAACGCATGGTGAAGGATTTGAACTTTGATATCGAAATCCACCGCGTGCCAATCGTGCGCGAGGCTTCGGGGCTTGCACTCTCGAGCCGCAACGAATACCTCTCCGAAGAAGAACGCGTGCAGGCTCTCGGCATTTCTACTGGCCTGAAGGAAGCGAAGGCCGCTTTCCTCGCCGGCGAAAAGGGCGTGGCGAAACTTCGCGATATCGTGGTGAAGTCGATTCTCTTGAACCGCGGTCAGGTGCAGTTTGTCGAGGTCGTGAACCAGAAGGACTTGCAGAAGTTCTCCGGCGTGCTGAAGTCTTCGGACAAGGCCGTCATCCTGGTTGCAGCCTTCTTCGGCAAGACCCGCCTTATCGACAATATCGAACTGAATTAA
- a CDS encoding deoxynucleoside kinase: MLTDKGVHFLAIEGVIGVGKTSLARIIAERWNALCIEENYQDNPFLEKFYENPEPYAFQTQLFFLLERHKQLQHSALQSDLFHDLLVSDYTFDKDAIFAAQNLSDSEFAMYEQVSKAIEHEIPRPDMVVYLQASIPTLLSRIKNRGRPMEKSIEGSYLKGLQARYDLHFWHYPHAPVLIINTDHIDFVHNENHLKLVLDAIESCPRQTTYFVPEGN, encoded by the coding sequence ATGCTTACTGACAAGGGTGTACATTTTCTCGCCATTGAAGGTGTCATCGGGGTTGGCAAGACCTCGCTTGCGCGTATCATCGCCGAACGCTGGAATGCCCTCTGTATCGAGGAGAATTACCAGGACAATCCGTTCCTCGAAAAATTCTACGAGAATCCCGAACCCTACGCGTTCCAGACCCAGTTGTTCTTTTTGCTGGAGCGCCACAAGCAGTTGCAGCATTCCGCGCTCCAGAGCGACCTGTTCCACGACTTGCTCGTGAGCGACTACACGTTCGACAAGGATGCCATCTTTGCCGCCCAGAACCTTTCGGATAGCGAGTTCGCCATGTATGAGCAGGTATCGAAGGCCATCGAGCACGAGATTCCTCGACCGGACATGGTCGTGTACCTGCAGGCGAGCATCCCTACACTCCTTTCGCGCATCAAGAACCGTGGCCGCCCGATGGAAAAATCCATAGAAGGCAGCTACCTCAAGGGCTTGCAGGCCCGTTACGACCTGCATTTCTGGCACTACCCGCATGCGCCCGTCCTTATCATCAACACGGATCACATCGACTTTGTGCATAACGAGAACCACTTGAAACTGGTGCTCGATGCCATCGAATCGTGTCCCCGCCAAACGACTTATTTTGTTCCAGAAGGTAATTAA
- the folK gene encoding 2-amino-4-hydroxy-6-hydroxymethyldihydropteridine diphosphokinase, translating into MDSLDRVFVALGSNLTPRFRRLAEGRDMLSRISSGGWMESPIYETPPVGPEGQGPYFNQVVSFWYDGDPKRLLHYLKGAELVLGRKPRGHWNSREIDLDLLYFGNRVMAGRPTIPHIEIPNRQFVLVPLNDIAPDWVDPLSNCTMKDLLSQLLQKEGKIEFRTITAEEP; encoded by the coding sequence GTGGATTCATTAGACCGCGTTTTTGTCGCACTGGGCAGCAATCTTACGCCGCGATTCCGTAGGCTAGCCGAAGGAAGGGATATGCTTTCGCGTATTTCGTCGGGTGGCTGGATGGAAAGCCCTATTTACGAGACTCCTCCGGTAGGACCGGAAGGACAGGGCCCGTATTTCAACCAGGTCGTGAGCTTTTGGTACGATGGCGATCCGAAGCGCCTGCTCCATTATCTTAAGGGGGCTGAACTTGTGCTCGGTCGCAAGCCCCGCGGGCACTGGAATTCCCGCGAGATAGACCTGGACCTGCTTTACTTTGGTAACAGGGTTATGGCCGGACGCCCGACCATCCCGCATATCGAAATCCCGAACCGCCAGTTCGTGCTCGTTCCGCTGAACGACATCGCTCCCGATTGGGTCGACCCGCTCAGCAACTGCACCATGAAGGACTTGCTTTCGCAGCTCCTCCAGAAAGAAGGGAAAATCGAATTCCGTACCATCACAGCGGAGGAACCGTAA